One Gambusia affinis linkage group LG15, SWU_Gaff_1.0, whole genome shotgun sequence genomic window carries:
- the dpf2 gene encoding zinc finger protein ubi-d4 isoform X3, whose protein sequence is MAAVVENVVKLLGEQYYRDALEQCHNYNARLCAERSVRMPFLDSQTGVAQSNCYIWMEKRHRGPGMAPGQLYTYPARRWRKKRRSHPPEDPRLIFPPVKSELDLGLKKDVLLSSDGSSLEALLKGEPLDKRTPADIRGSEEDSNQSDYTGSLNPSTRIRKRILEPDDFLDDLDDEDYEEDTPKRRGKGKGKGRGVGSGRKKVDTAALEDRDKPYACDNTIKQKHISKPSERVCGKRYKNRPGLSYHYAHSHLAEEEGEEKDDLEMNETALPLPEEPKTAPKKGPDGLALPNNYCDFCLGDSKTNHKTGQSEELVSCSDCGRSGHPSCLQFTPVMMAAVKTYRWQCIECKCCNMCGTSENDLLFCDDCDRGYHMYCLNPPMSEPPEGSWSCHLCLDLLKDKASIYQNQNAPTS, encoded by the exons ATGGCAGCTGTTGTTGAGAATGTTGTCAAACT attGGGAGAGCAGTACTACAGAGATGCCTTGGAGCAGTGTCACAACTACAACGCCAGGCTGTGCGCTGAGAGGAGCGTTCGGATGCCGTTCCTGGACTCTCAGACCGGCGTGGCTCAGAGCAACTGCTACATCTGGATGGAGAAGAGACACCGGGGTCCTG GCATGGCTCCTGGTCAGCTTTACACGTACCCAGccaggaggtggaggaagaaaCGGAGATCTCATCCTCCAGAAGACCCGCGCCTCATCTTCCCTCCTGTCAAGTCAG AATTAGATTTGGGGTTGAAGAAGGACGTCCTGTTGTCGTCGGATGGCAGCAGCTTGGAGGCCTTGCTGAAGGGGGAACCTCTGGACAAACGGACCCCGGCGGACATCCGGGGGTCAGAAGAAGACTCCAATCAGAGCGACTACACCGGCAGCCTGAACCCCTCCACCCGGATTAGAAAG AGAATCCTCGAGCCAGACGACTTcctggatgacctggatgaTGAAGACTATGAGGAAGACACGCCTAAAAGAAGAGGCAAAGGGAAAGGGAAG GGTCGAGGAGTGGGTAGCGGCAGGAAGAAGGTGGACACGGCAGCGTTGGAGGACAGGGACAAGCCCTACGCCTGTGACA ACACTAtcaaacaaaagcacatttcaAAACCTTCTGAAAGAG TCTGTGGGAAGCGCTACAAGAACCGCCCAGGCCTGAGCTACCACTACGCCCACTCCCACCTGGCGGAGGAGGAGGGCGAGGAGAAGGACGACCTGGAGATGAACGAGACGGCCCTCCCGCTGCCTGAGGAGCCGAAAA cAGCTCCCAAAAAAGGCCCAGACGGTCTGGCATTACCTAATAATTACTGCGATTTCTGCTTGGGAGACTCCAAAACCAATCACAAGACGGGCCAATCAGAAGAGCTGGTGTCCTGCTCGGACTGTGGACGCTCTG GCCACCCCTCCTGCCTGCAGTTTACTCCTGTAATGATGGCTGCCGTGAAGACGTATCGCTGGCAGTGCATAGAGTGCAAATGCTGCAACATGTGCGGTACCTCTGAAAACGAT CTTCTCTTCTGTGATGACTGCGATAGAGGCTACCACATGTACTGTCTCAACCCGCCGATGTCTGAACCTCCGGAAG GGAGCTGGAGCTGCCACTTATGTCTGGACCTTCTGAAAGACAAGGCGTCCATATACCAGAATCAGAACGCACCCACGTCGTGA
- the dpf2 gene encoding zinc finger protein ubi-d4 isoform X1: protein MAAVVENVVKLLGEQYYRDALEQCHNYNARLCAERSVRMPFLDSQTGVAQSNCYIWMEKRHRGPGMAPGQLYTYPARRWRKKRRSHPPEDPRLIFPPVKSELDLGLKKDVLLSSDGSSLEALLKGEPLDKRTPADIRGSEEDSNQSDYTGSLNPSTRIRKRILEPDDFLDDLDDEDYEEDTPKRRGKGKGKGRGVGSGRKKVDTAALEDRDKPYACDNTIKQKHISKPSERVCGKRYKNRPGLSYHYAHSHLAEEEGEEKDDLEMNETALPLPEEPKTAPKKGPDGLALPNNYCDFCLGDSKTNHKTGQSEELVSCSDCGRSGHPSCLQFTPVMMAAVKTYRWQCIECKCCNMCGTSENDDQLLFCDDCDRGYHMYCLNPPMSEPPEGSWSCHLCLDLLKDKASIYQNQNAPTS, encoded by the exons ATGGCAGCTGTTGTTGAGAATGTTGTCAAACT attGGGAGAGCAGTACTACAGAGATGCCTTGGAGCAGTGTCACAACTACAACGCCAGGCTGTGCGCTGAGAGGAGCGTTCGGATGCCGTTCCTGGACTCTCAGACCGGCGTGGCTCAGAGCAACTGCTACATCTGGATGGAGAAGAGACACCGGGGTCCTG GCATGGCTCCTGGTCAGCTTTACACGTACCCAGccaggaggtggaggaagaaaCGGAGATCTCATCCTCCAGAAGACCCGCGCCTCATCTTCCCTCCTGTCAAGTCAG AATTAGATTTGGGGTTGAAGAAGGACGTCCTGTTGTCGTCGGATGGCAGCAGCTTGGAGGCCTTGCTGAAGGGGGAACCTCTGGACAAACGGACCCCGGCGGACATCCGGGGGTCAGAAGAAGACTCCAATCAGAGCGACTACACCGGCAGCCTGAACCCCTCCACCCGGATTAGAAAG AGAATCCTCGAGCCAGACGACTTcctggatgacctggatgaTGAAGACTATGAGGAAGACACGCCTAAAAGAAGAGGCAAAGGGAAAGGGAAG GGTCGAGGAGTGGGTAGCGGCAGGAAGAAGGTGGACACGGCAGCGTTGGAGGACAGGGACAAGCCCTACGCCTGTGACA ACACTAtcaaacaaaagcacatttcaAAACCTTCTGAAAGAG TCTGTGGGAAGCGCTACAAGAACCGCCCAGGCCTGAGCTACCACTACGCCCACTCCCACCTGGCGGAGGAGGAGGGCGAGGAGAAGGACGACCTGGAGATGAACGAGACGGCCCTCCCGCTGCCTGAGGAGCCGAAAA cAGCTCCCAAAAAAGGCCCAGACGGTCTGGCATTACCTAATAATTACTGCGATTTCTGCTTGGGAGACTCCAAAACCAATCACAAGACGGGCCAATCAGAAGAGCTGGTGTCCTGCTCGGACTGTGGACGCTCTG GCCACCCCTCCTGCCTGCAGTTTACTCCTGTAATGATGGCTGCCGTGAAGACGTATCGCTGGCAGTGCATAGAGTGCAAATGCTGCAACATGTGCGGTACCTCTGAAAACGAT GATCAGCTTCTCTTCTGTGATGACTGCGATAGAGGCTACCACATGTACTGTCTCAACCCGCCGATGTCTGAACCTCCGGAAG GGAGCTGGAGCTGCCACTTATGTCTGGACCTTCTGAAAGACAAGGCGTCCATATACCAGAATCAGAACGCACCCACGTCGTGA
- the dpf2 gene encoding zinc finger protein ubi-d4 isoform X6: MAAVVENVVKLLGEQYYRDALEQCHNYNARLCAERSVRMPFLDSQTGVAQSNCYIWMEKRHRGPGMAPGQLYTYPARRWRKKRRSHPPEDPRLIFPPVKSELDLGLKKDVLLSSDGSSLEALLKGEPLDKRTPADIRGSEEDSNQSDYTGSLNPSTRIRKRILEPDDFLDDLDDEDYEEDTPKRRGKGKGKGRGVGSGRKKVDTAALEDRDKPYACDICGKRYKNRPGLSYHYAHSHLAEEEGEEKDDLEMNETALPLPEEPKTPKKGPDGLALPNNYCDFCLGDSKTNHKTGQSEELVSCSDCGRSGHPSCLQFTPVMMAAVKTYRWQCIECKCCNMCGTSENDDQLLFCDDCDRGYHMYCLNPPMSEPPEGSWSCHLCLDLLKDKASIYQNQNAPTS; this comes from the exons ATGGCAGCTGTTGTTGAGAATGTTGTCAAACT attGGGAGAGCAGTACTACAGAGATGCCTTGGAGCAGTGTCACAACTACAACGCCAGGCTGTGCGCTGAGAGGAGCGTTCGGATGCCGTTCCTGGACTCTCAGACCGGCGTGGCTCAGAGCAACTGCTACATCTGGATGGAGAAGAGACACCGGGGTCCTG GCATGGCTCCTGGTCAGCTTTACACGTACCCAGccaggaggtggaggaagaaaCGGAGATCTCATCCTCCAGAAGACCCGCGCCTCATCTTCCCTCCTGTCAAGTCAG AATTAGATTTGGGGTTGAAGAAGGACGTCCTGTTGTCGTCGGATGGCAGCAGCTTGGAGGCCTTGCTGAAGGGGGAACCTCTGGACAAACGGACCCCGGCGGACATCCGGGGGTCAGAAGAAGACTCCAATCAGAGCGACTACACCGGCAGCCTGAACCCCTCCACCCGGATTAGAAAG AGAATCCTCGAGCCAGACGACTTcctggatgacctggatgaTGAAGACTATGAGGAAGACACGCCTAAAAGAAGAGGCAAAGGGAAAGGGAAG GGTCGAGGAGTGGGTAGCGGCAGGAAGAAGGTGGACACGGCAGCGTTGGAGGACAGGGACAAGCCCTACGCCTGTGACA TCTGTGGGAAGCGCTACAAGAACCGCCCAGGCCTGAGCTACCACTACGCCCACTCCCACCTGGCGGAGGAGGAGGGCGAGGAGAAGGACGACCTGGAGATGAACGAGACGGCCCTCCCGCTGCCTGAGGAGCCGAAAA CTCCCAAAAAAGGCCCAGACGGTCTGGCATTACCTAATAATTACTGCGATTTCTGCTTGGGAGACTCCAAAACCAATCACAAGACGGGCCAATCAGAAGAGCTGGTGTCCTGCTCGGACTGTGGACGCTCTG GCCACCCCTCCTGCCTGCAGTTTACTCCTGTAATGATGGCTGCCGTGAAGACGTATCGCTGGCAGTGCATAGAGTGCAAATGCTGCAACATGTGCGGTACCTCTGAAAACGAT GATCAGCTTCTCTTCTGTGATGACTGCGATAGAGGCTACCACATGTACTGTCTCAACCCGCCGATGTCTGAACCTCCGGAAG GGAGCTGGAGCTGCCACTTATGTCTGGACCTTCTGAAAGACAAGGCGTCCATATACCAGAATCAGAACGCACCCACGTCGTGA
- the LOC122845097 gene encoding sodium/potassium/calcium exchanger 3-like, which translates to MKAAARHRRPFQRFCCCGVGLVAVIWLTQVLQAPETKSSGPQPGVNGELLRWTRRLMQEKSDNQSLDEPRAAIHEFPEDIFTKEQRKNGAVLLHALCAIYMFYALAIVCDDYFVPSLEKISENLQLSEDVAGATFMAAGSSAPELFTSLIGVFITKGDVGVGTIVGSAVFNILVIIGLSGIFAGQTVVLTWWPLFRDSSYYILSVLALIMVIYDDRVYWWESLVLMTMYGIYIVIMKFNSQISVFAMRRMRSGRPCCRASEGGPESKMAEEASACNTSMVLLKKGQSHGEESQPVIMVDELLILNPHKLSFSEAGLRIMITPHFSPRTRLSMAGRMLISERQRLSRSSKHQRDGEAATGSRKGSPSNDLKGSGSCSLENGGGRPGIRDAESGDKPGADGCRPEEEDDDEDGIFNPVRMPGSCCARVKWVITWPLGLLLFCTVPNCILPRWHRWFMVTFVASTLWIGVFSYLMVWMVTIISFTLDIPDYIMGITFLAAGTSVPDCMASLIVARQGMGDMAVSNSIGSNIFDILLGLGFPWALRTLLVDHGSIVSINNKGLVYSVILLLASVFLTVMSVHLNHWRLDRRLGLGLMFLYAIFLLCSILFGQM; encoded by the exons AGACGAAGTCCTCCGGGCCTCAGCCAGGCGTGAACGGTGAGCTGCTGCGATGGACACGCAGGTTGATGCAGGAGAAGTCAGACAACCAGAGCCTGGATGAGCCCCGAGCAG CCATCCATGAGTTTCCAGAGGACATCTTTACCAAGGAGCAGAGGAAGAATGGGGCTGTGCTCCTGCATGCACTCTGC GCCATCTACATGTTCTACGCTCTGGCTATCGTCTGTGACGACTACTTCGTCCCGTCTCTGGAGAAAATATCCGAG AACCTGCAGCTCAGCGAGGACGTGGCGGGGGCGACGTTTATGGCTGCTGGAAGCTCCGCCCCTGAGCTGTTCACCTCTCTCATTG GTGTTTTCATCACTAAAGGAGACGTCGGAGTCGGCACAATTGTGGGTTCAGCTGTCTTCAACATCCTGGTCATTATTGGGTTGAGTGGGATCTTTGCAGGCCAG ACGGTGGTTCTGACATGGTGGCCTCTTTTTAGAGATTCCTCTTACTACATCTTGTCTGTCCTGGCTCTCATAATG gtTATCTATGATGACAGGGTTTACTG GTGGGAGTCCCTGGTCCTCATGACCATGTACGGGATCTACATCGTCATCATGAA GTTCAACTCCCAGATCTCCGTGTTTGCGATGCGGCGGATGCGGAGCGGCAGACCGTGCTGCCGAGCGTCGGAGGGCGGCCCCGAGAGCAAGATGGCAGAAGAGGCCTCGGCTTGCAACACTTCCATGGTTCTCCTCAAGAAAG GCCAAAGCCACGGCGAAGAGTCTCAACCCGTCATCATGGTGGACGAGCTGCTCATCCTCAACCCCCACAAGCTGTCCTTCTCCGAGGCCGGTCTGCGCATCATGATCACCCCGCACTTCTCCCCCCGCACCAGGCTCTCCATGGCCGGACGCATGCTCATCAGCGAG AGGCAGAGGCTGAGCAGGAGCTCCAAACACCAGCGAGACGGCGAGGCCGCCACAGGGTCCAGGAAGGGGTCGCCCAGCAACGACCTGAAGGGGTCGGGCTCCTGCAGTCTGGAGAACGGAGGAGGGAGACCCGGGATAAGAGACGCGGAGTCGGGAGACAAGCCAGGGGCCGACGGGTGCCGgccagaggaggaagacgatGACGAGGATGGCATTTTTAATCCTGTTCGCATGCCGG GCAGCTGCTGTGCGCGGGTGAAGTGGGTGATCACCTGGCCTCTGggcctcctcctcttctgcaCTGTGCCTAACTGTATTCTGCCACGCTGGCACCGCTGGTTCATGGTCACGTTCGTGGCCTCCACCCTGTGGATCGGTGTCTTCTCCTACCTCATGGTGTGGATG GTCACCATTATCAGCTTTACACTAGACATTCCTGACTACATCATGGGTATAACCTTCCTGGCAGCAGGAACCAGTGTACCCGACTGCATGGCAAGCCTGATTGTAGCTCGACAAG GCATGGGGGACATGGCCGTGTCCAACTCCATAGGCAGCAATATCTTTGACATCCTGCTGGGGTTGGGCTTCCCCTGGGCTTTGCGGACCCTTTTGGTGGACCATGGATCTATA GTGTCCATAAATAATAAAGGTCTTGTATATTCTGTCATCCTGCTGCTGGCATCAGTGTTTCTGACT GTGATGAGTGTACATCTAAACCACTGGAGGCTGGACCGCCGGCTGGGTCTGGGTCTGATGTTTCTCTATGCGATCTTCCTTCTCTGCTCCATCCTTTTTGGACAGATGTAA
- the dpf2 gene encoding zinc finger protein ubi-d4 isoform X7, producing MAAVVENVVKLLGEQYYRDALEQCHNYNARLCAERSVRMPFLDSQTGVAQSNCYIWMEKRHRGPGMAPGQLYTYPARRWRKKRRSHPPEDPRLIFPPVKSELDLGLKKDVLLSSDGSSLEALLKGEPLDKRTPADIRGSEEDSNQSDYTGSLNPSTRIRKRILEPDDFLDDLDDEDYEEDTPKRRGKGKGKGRGVGSGRKKVDTAALEDRDKPYACDICGKRYKNRPGLSYHYAHSHLAEEEGEEKDDLEMNETALPLPEEPKTPKKGPDGLALPNNYCDFCLGDSKTNHKTGQSEELVSCSDCGRSGHPSCLQFTPVMMAAVKTYRWQCIECKCCNMCGTSENDLLFCDDCDRGYHMYCLNPPMSEPPEGSWSCHLCLDLLKDKASIYQNQNAPTS from the exons ATGGCAGCTGTTGTTGAGAATGTTGTCAAACT attGGGAGAGCAGTACTACAGAGATGCCTTGGAGCAGTGTCACAACTACAACGCCAGGCTGTGCGCTGAGAGGAGCGTTCGGATGCCGTTCCTGGACTCTCAGACCGGCGTGGCTCAGAGCAACTGCTACATCTGGATGGAGAAGAGACACCGGGGTCCTG GCATGGCTCCTGGTCAGCTTTACACGTACCCAGccaggaggtggaggaagaaaCGGAGATCTCATCCTCCAGAAGACCCGCGCCTCATCTTCCCTCCTGTCAAGTCAG AATTAGATTTGGGGTTGAAGAAGGACGTCCTGTTGTCGTCGGATGGCAGCAGCTTGGAGGCCTTGCTGAAGGGGGAACCTCTGGACAAACGGACCCCGGCGGACATCCGGGGGTCAGAAGAAGACTCCAATCAGAGCGACTACACCGGCAGCCTGAACCCCTCCACCCGGATTAGAAAG AGAATCCTCGAGCCAGACGACTTcctggatgacctggatgaTGAAGACTATGAGGAAGACACGCCTAAAAGAAGAGGCAAAGGGAAAGGGAAG GGTCGAGGAGTGGGTAGCGGCAGGAAGAAGGTGGACACGGCAGCGTTGGAGGACAGGGACAAGCCCTACGCCTGTGACA TCTGTGGGAAGCGCTACAAGAACCGCCCAGGCCTGAGCTACCACTACGCCCACTCCCACCTGGCGGAGGAGGAGGGCGAGGAGAAGGACGACCTGGAGATGAACGAGACGGCCCTCCCGCTGCCTGAGGAGCCGAAAA CTCCCAAAAAAGGCCCAGACGGTCTGGCATTACCTAATAATTACTGCGATTTCTGCTTGGGAGACTCCAAAACCAATCACAAGACGGGCCAATCAGAAGAGCTGGTGTCCTGCTCGGACTGTGGACGCTCTG GCCACCCCTCCTGCCTGCAGTTTACTCCTGTAATGATGGCTGCCGTGAAGACGTATCGCTGGCAGTGCATAGAGTGCAAATGCTGCAACATGTGCGGTACCTCTGAAAACGAT CTTCTCTTCTGTGATGACTGCGATAGAGGCTACCACATGTACTGTCTCAACCCGCCGATGTCTGAACCTCCGGAAG GGAGCTGGAGCTGCCACTTATGTCTGGACCTTCTGAAAGACAAGGCGTCCATATACCAGAATCAGAACGCACCCACGTCGTGA
- the dpf2 gene encoding zinc finger protein ubi-d4 isoform X5, whose protein sequence is MAAVVENVVKLLGEQYYRDALEQCHNYNARLCAERSVRMPFLDSQTGVAQSNCYIWMEKRHRGPGMAPGQLYTYPARRWRKKRRSHPPEDPRLIFPPVKSELDLGLKKDVLLSSDGSSLEALLKGEPLDKRTPADIRGSEEDSNQSDYTGSLNPSTRIRKRILEPDDFLDDLDDEDYEEDTPKRRGKGKGKGRGVGSGRKKVDTAALEDRDKPYACDICGKRYKNRPGLSYHYAHSHLAEEEGEEKDDLEMNETALPLPEEPKTAPKKGPDGLALPNNYCDFCLGDSKTNHKTGQSEELVSCSDCGRSGHPSCLQFTPVMMAAVKTYRWQCIECKCCNMCGTSENDDQLLFCDDCDRGYHMYCLNPPMSEPPEGSWSCHLCLDLLKDKASIYQNQNAPTS, encoded by the exons ATGGCAGCTGTTGTTGAGAATGTTGTCAAACT attGGGAGAGCAGTACTACAGAGATGCCTTGGAGCAGTGTCACAACTACAACGCCAGGCTGTGCGCTGAGAGGAGCGTTCGGATGCCGTTCCTGGACTCTCAGACCGGCGTGGCTCAGAGCAACTGCTACATCTGGATGGAGAAGAGACACCGGGGTCCTG GCATGGCTCCTGGTCAGCTTTACACGTACCCAGccaggaggtggaggaagaaaCGGAGATCTCATCCTCCAGAAGACCCGCGCCTCATCTTCCCTCCTGTCAAGTCAG AATTAGATTTGGGGTTGAAGAAGGACGTCCTGTTGTCGTCGGATGGCAGCAGCTTGGAGGCCTTGCTGAAGGGGGAACCTCTGGACAAACGGACCCCGGCGGACATCCGGGGGTCAGAAGAAGACTCCAATCAGAGCGACTACACCGGCAGCCTGAACCCCTCCACCCGGATTAGAAAG AGAATCCTCGAGCCAGACGACTTcctggatgacctggatgaTGAAGACTATGAGGAAGACACGCCTAAAAGAAGAGGCAAAGGGAAAGGGAAG GGTCGAGGAGTGGGTAGCGGCAGGAAGAAGGTGGACACGGCAGCGTTGGAGGACAGGGACAAGCCCTACGCCTGTGACA TCTGTGGGAAGCGCTACAAGAACCGCCCAGGCCTGAGCTACCACTACGCCCACTCCCACCTGGCGGAGGAGGAGGGCGAGGAGAAGGACGACCTGGAGATGAACGAGACGGCCCTCCCGCTGCCTGAGGAGCCGAAAA cAGCTCCCAAAAAAGGCCCAGACGGTCTGGCATTACCTAATAATTACTGCGATTTCTGCTTGGGAGACTCCAAAACCAATCACAAGACGGGCCAATCAGAAGAGCTGGTGTCCTGCTCGGACTGTGGACGCTCTG GCCACCCCTCCTGCCTGCAGTTTACTCCTGTAATGATGGCTGCCGTGAAGACGTATCGCTGGCAGTGCATAGAGTGCAAATGCTGCAACATGTGCGGTACCTCTGAAAACGAT GATCAGCTTCTCTTCTGTGATGACTGCGATAGAGGCTACCACATGTACTGTCTCAACCCGCCGATGTCTGAACCTCCGGAAG GGAGCTGGAGCTGCCACTTATGTCTGGACCTTCTGAAAGACAAGGCGTCCATATACCAGAATCAGAACGCACCCACGTCGTGA
- the dpf2 gene encoding zinc finger protein ubi-d4 isoform X4 — translation MAAVVENVVKLLGEQYYRDALEQCHNYNARLCAERSVRMPFLDSQTGVAQSNCYIWMEKRHRGPGMAPGQLYTYPARRWRKKRRSHPPEDPRLIFPPVKSELDLGLKKDVLLSSDGSSLEALLKGEPLDKRTPADIRGSEEDSNQSDYTGSLNPSTRIRKRILEPDDFLDDLDDEDYEEDTPKRRGKGKGKGRGVGSGRKKVDTAALEDRDKPYACDNTIKQKHISKPSERVCGKRYKNRPGLSYHYAHSHLAEEEGEEKDDLEMNETALPLPEEPKTPKKGPDGLALPNNYCDFCLGDSKTNHKTGQSEELVSCSDCGRSGHPSCLQFTPVMMAAVKTYRWQCIECKCCNMCGTSENDLLFCDDCDRGYHMYCLNPPMSEPPEGSWSCHLCLDLLKDKASIYQNQNAPTS, via the exons ATGGCAGCTGTTGTTGAGAATGTTGTCAAACT attGGGAGAGCAGTACTACAGAGATGCCTTGGAGCAGTGTCACAACTACAACGCCAGGCTGTGCGCTGAGAGGAGCGTTCGGATGCCGTTCCTGGACTCTCAGACCGGCGTGGCTCAGAGCAACTGCTACATCTGGATGGAGAAGAGACACCGGGGTCCTG GCATGGCTCCTGGTCAGCTTTACACGTACCCAGccaggaggtggaggaagaaaCGGAGATCTCATCCTCCAGAAGACCCGCGCCTCATCTTCCCTCCTGTCAAGTCAG AATTAGATTTGGGGTTGAAGAAGGACGTCCTGTTGTCGTCGGATGGCAGCAGCTTGGAGGCCTTGCTGAAGGGGGAACCTCTGGACAAACGGACCCCGGCGGACATCCGGGGGTCAGAAGAAGACTCCAATCAGAGCGACTACACCGGCAGCCTGAACCCCTCCACCCGGATTAGAAAG AGAATCCTCGAGCCAGACGACTTcctggatgacctggatgaTGAAGACTATGAGGAAGACACGCCTAAAAGAAGAGGCAAAGGGAAAGGGAAG GGTCGAGGAGTGGGTAGCGGCAGGAAGAAGGTGGACACGGCAGCGTTGGAGGACAGGGACAAGCCCTACGCCTGTGACA ACACTAtcaaacaaaagcacatttcaAAACCTTCTGAAAGAG TCTGTGGGAAGCGCTACAAGAACCGCCCAGGCCTGAGCTACCACTACGCCCACTCCCACCTGGCGGAGGAGGAGGGCGAGGAGAAGGACGACCTGGAGATGAACGAGACGGCCCTCCCGCTGCCTGAGGAGCCGAAAA CTCCCAAAAAAGGCCCAGACGGTCTGGCATTACCTAATAATTACTGCGATTTCTGCTTGGGAGACTCCAAAACCAATCACAAGACGGGCCAATCAGAAGAGCTGGTGTCCTGCTCGGACTGTGGACGCTCTG GCCACCCCTCCTGCCTGCAGTTTACTCCTGTAATGATGGCTGCCGTGAAGACGTATCGCTGGCAGTGCATAGAGTGCAAATGCTGCAACATGTGCGGTACCTCTGAAAACGAT CTTCTCTTCTGTGATGACTGCGATAGAGGCTACCACATGTACTGTCTCAACCCGCCGATGTCTGAACCTCCGGAAG GGAGCTGGAGCTGCCACTTATGTCTGGACCTTCTGAAAGACAAGGCGTCCATATACCAGAATCAGAACGCACCCACGTCGTGA
- the dpf2 gene encoding zinc finger protein ubi-d4 isoform X2: MAAVVENVVKLLGEQYYRDALEQCHNYNARLCAERSVRMPFLDSQTGVAQSNCYIWMEKRHRGPGMAPGQLYTYPARRWRKKRRSHPPEDPRLIFPPVKSELDLGLKKDVLLSSDGSSLEALLKGEPLDKRTPADIRGSEEDSNQSDYTGSLNPSTRIRKRILEPDDFLDDLDDEDYEEDTPKRRGKGKGKGRGVGSGRKKVDTAALEDRDKPYACDNTIKQKHISKPSERVCGKRYKNRPGLSYHYAHSHLAEEEGEEKDDLEMNETALPLPEEPKTPKKGPDGLALPNNYCDFCLGDSKTNHKTGQSEELVSCSDCGRSGHPSCLQFTPVMMAAVKTYRWQCIECKCCNMCGTSENDDQLLFCDDCDRGYHMYCLNPPMSEPPEGSWSCHLCLDLLKDKASIYQNQNAPTS; encoded by the exons ATGGCAGCTGTTGTTGAGAATGTTGTCAAACT attGGGAGAGCAGTACTACAGAGATGCCTTGGAGCAGTGTCACAACTACAACGCCAGGCTGTGCGCTGAGAGGAGCGTTCGGATGCCGTTCCTGGACTCTCAGACCGGCGTGGCTCAGAGCAACTGCTACATCTGGATGGAGAAGAGACACCGGGGTCCTG GCATGGCTCCTGGTCAGCTTTACACGTACCCAGccaggaggtggaggaagaaaCGGAGATCTCATCCTCCAGAAGACCCGCGCCTCATCTTCCCTCCTGTCAAGTCAG AATTAGATTTGGGGTTGAAGAAGGACGTCCTGTTGTCGTCGGATGGCAGCAGCTTGGAGGCCTTGCTGAAGGGGGAACCTCTGGACAAACGGACCCCGGCGGACATCCGGGGGTCAGAAGAAGACTCCAATCAGAGCGACTACACCGGCAGCCTGAACCCCTCCACCCGGATTAGAAAG AGAATCCTCGAGCCAGACGACTTcctggatgacctggatgaTGAAGACTATGAGGAAGACACGCCTAAAAGAAGAGGCAAAGGGAAAGGGAAG GGTCGAGGAGTGGGTAGCGGCAGGAAGAAGGTGGACACGGCAGCGTTGGAGGACAGGGACAAGCCCTACGCCTGTGACA ACACTAtcaaacaaaagcacatttcaAAACCTTCTGAAAGAG TCTGTGGGAAGCGCTACAAGAACCGCCCAGGCCTGAGCTACCACTACGCCCACTCCCACCTGGCGGAGGAGGAGGGCGAGGAGAAGGACGACCTGGAGATGAACGAGACGGCCCTCCCGCTGCCTGAGGAGCCGAAAA CTCCCAAAAAAGGCCCAGACGGTCTGGCATTACCTAATAATTACTGCGATTTCTGCTTGGGAGACTCCAAAACCAATCACAAGACGGGCCAATCAGAAGAGCTGGTGTCCTGCTCGGACTGTGGACGCTCTG GCCACCCCTCCTGCCTGCAGTTTACTCCTGTAATGATGGCTGCCGTGAAGACGTATCGCTGGCAGTGCATAGAGTGCAAATGCTGCAACATGTGCGGTACCTCTGAAAACGAT GATCAGCTTCTCTTCTGTGATGACTGCGATAGAGGCTACCACATGTACTGTCTCAACCCGCCGATGTCTGAACCTCCGGAAG GGAGCTGGAGCTGCCACTTATGTCTGGACCTTCTGAAAGACAAGGCGTCCATATACCAGAATCAGAACGCACCCACGTCGTGA